A stretch of Numenius arquata chromosome 11, bNumArq3.hap1.1, whole genome shotgun sequence DNA encodes these proteins:
- the LOC141470171 gene encoding protocadherin gamma-A2-like, with amino-acid sequence MCGAGSRWVRRERALLWCVLVAAWEAAWGQLRYSVPEEMPKGSFVGDVAKDLAIELTALQDRGVRVVSKLRTQYFSLHGKTGHLVTAERIDREQLCESVQRCVLRCEVIVEGEMKVYGIEVEITDINDNAPSFRESVKELITSETTSPGWRFPLAEAHDPDLGRNSLQSYELSGDEHFSLAVQAGPGGDQRPELVLAKALDREEAAFHELVLRASDGGEPPRTGTARIRVLVLDANDNAPAFSQAEYTVRVAEDVPVGSVLVTVTATDADEGLNGDVKYSLKKITEKASKIFQLDFETGAITLVRSLDFEEGEYYELEVEAHDGGGLFDTAKVEITVTDVNDNMPELTVSSALSEISEDAPPGTVVALLHVQDRDSGANGQVRCSIGESLPFRLEKTFEDYYRVVTARELDREEVSEYNVTVLAADGGSPSLRSSAVLALRVLDVNDNAPVFAEARYSARVPENNAAGALLLRVRAWDADWGANARVRYRLWEGRVRGAPLSSYVSVQAETGALYALRSFDYEEVREVGLWVRAEDGGAPALSSNVSVRLEIVDENDNAPQVLYPPPAPASGSGSASASGWWSGVELWPRSAEAGSLVAKVVAVDADAGQNAWLSYELAKATEPGLFRVGLHSGEVRTARLPLARDAARQSLVVVVKDHGRPALSATATLRVVLGESVAELLSELGSAAAAAAPGEAAGSLTRWLVLAVAAVSCLFLAFLLLLLALRLRRWRRSQLPAAGSGALRGVPASHFVGIDGVRAFLRSYSHEVSLTADSRKSQLRFSGGSCCDTLPARPPPDEPAPLLHEDPDGARRADPAAPPLLCIGNSASCFAANSYFPWQALSHVKKPRMTELEKEANKASYSYADEQATESQKLMRADDYFLK; translated from the exons ATGTGCGGGGCCGGGAGTCGGTGGGTCCGGCGGGAGCGAGCCCTGCTGTGGTGCGTCCTGGTGGCGGCGTGGGAGGCGGCGTGGGGTCAGCTGCGCTACTCGGTTCCCGAGGAGATGCCGAAGGGCTCGTTCGTGGGCGACGTGGCCAAGGACCTGGCGATTGAGCTCACGGCGCTGCAAGACCGCGGCGTCCGCGTTGTCTCCAAACTTAGGACGCAGTATTTCTCCCTGCACGGGAAGACGGGACATTTAGTGACGGCGGAGAGGATAGACAGAGAGCAGCTGTGCGAGAGCGTGCAGCGATGCGTGCTGCGCTGTGAGGTGATCGTGGAGGGAGAAATGAAGGTTTACGGCATCGAAGTGGAAATCACAGACATTAACGACAACGCCCCCAGCTTCCGAGAATCCGTAAAAGAACTGATAACAAGCGAGACGACATCCCCGGGTTGGCGGTTTCCTTTGGCCGAGGCTCACGACCCGGACTTGGGACGGAATTCCCTGCAGAGTTACGAGCTGAGCGGCGACGAGCACTTCTCGCTGGCCGTGCAGGCGGGCCCCGGCGGGGACCAGCGTCCCGAGCTGGTGCTGGCGAAGGCGCTGGACCGGGAGGAGGCGGCGTTCCACGAGCTGGTGCTGAGGGCGAGCGACGGCGGAGAGCCGCCGCGGACGGGCACGGCGCGGATCCGCGTGTTGGTGCTGGACGCCAACGACAACGCGCCCGCGTTCAGCCAGGCGGAGTACACGGTGCGTGTGGCGGAGGACGTGCCCGTGGGCTCCGTCCTCGTCACTGTCACGGCCACTGACGCCGACGAGGGGCTGAACGGGGACGTTAAATACTCGCTGAAGAAAATCACAGAGAAAGCCTCGAAGATTTTCCAGCTGGACTTTGAAACGGGTGCAATCACTTTAGTCCGGAGCCTGGACTTCGAGGAAGGTGAATATTATGAACTGGAGGTGGAGGCACATGACGGCGGGGGCCTTTTCGACACTGCGAAAGTGGAGATCACCGTGACAGACGTCAACGACAACATGCCCGAATTGACAGTGTCGTCGGCGCTGAGCGAGATCTCTGAGGACGCCCCACCGGGGACGGTGGTGGCCCTGCTGCACGTGCAGGACCGGGACTCGGGGGCCAACGGCCAGGTGCGGTGCAGCATCGGCGAGAGCCTCCCGTTCCGTCTGGAGAAGACGTTTGAGGACTACTACCGCGTGGTGACGGCGAGGGAGCTGGACCGTGAGGAGGTGTCGGAGTACAACGTGACGGTGCTGGCGGCGGACGGCGGGTCGCCGTCGCTGCGGAGCAGCGCGGTGCTGGCGCTGCGGGTgctggacgtgaacgacaacgcgccggtgTTCGCGGAGGCGCGGTACAGCGCGCGGGTGCCCGAGAACAACGCGGCGGGCGCGCTGCTGCTGAGGGTGCGGGCGTGGGACGCGGACTGGGGTGCGAACGCGCGCGTGCGGTACCGGCTGTGGGAGGGGCGGGTGCGGGGCGCGCCGCTGTCGTCGTACGTGTCGGTGCAGGCGGAGACGGGCGCGCTGTACGCGCTGCGCTCCTTCGACTACGAGGAGGTGCGCgaggtggggctgtgggtgcggGCGGAGGACGGCGGCGCGCCGGCGCTGAGCAGCAACGTGTCGGTGCGGCTGGAGATCGTGGAcgagaacgacaacgcgccgcagGTGCTGTAcccgccgccggcgccggccTCGGGCTCGGGCTCGGCCTCGGCCTCGGGGTGGTGGTCGGGCGTGGAGCTGTGGCCGCGGTCGGCGGAGGCCGGGTCgctggtggccaaggtggtggcGGTGGACGCGGACGCGGGTCAGAACGCGTGGCTGTCGTACGAGCTGGCCAAGGCGACGGAGCCGGGTCTGTTCCGCGTGGGGCTGCACAGCGGCGAGGTGCGGACGGCGCGGTTGCCGCTGGCCCGCGACGCGGCGCGGCAgagcctggtggtggtggtgaaggaccACGGGCGGCCGGCGCTGTCGGCCACGGCcacgctgagggtggtgctggGCGAGAGCGTGGCCGAGCTGCTGTCGGAGctgggcagcgcggcggcggcggcggcgccgggcgaggcgGCCGGCAGCCTGACGCGCTGGCTGGTGCTGGCCGTGGCGGCcgtctcctgcctcttcctcgccttcctgctgctgctgctggcgctgcgcCTGCGGCGCTGGCGCCGCTCGCAgctgccggcggcgggcagcggcgcctTGCGCGGCGTCCCGGCCTCGCACTTCGTGGGCATCGACGGCGTCCGCGCCTTCCTGCGCTCCTACTCGCACGAGGTCTCGCTCACCGCCGACTCGCGCAAGAGCCAGCTCCGCTTCTCGGGCGGCAGCTGCTGCGACACCctgccggcccgcccgccgcccgacGAGCCCGCGCCGCTGCTCCACGAGGACCCTGACGGCGCCCGCCGCGCCgaccccgccgctcccccg CTCTTGTGCATTGGAAACTCTGCAAGTTGTTTTGcagcaaacagttacttccctTGGCAAGCCCTCAGCCACGTGAAGAAGCCCAGGATGACTGAACTGGAGAAAGAGGCCAATAAGGCTTCGTATTCATATGCAGATGAACAGGCCACAGAGTCGCAAAAACTGATGAGAGCTGATGACTATTTCTTAAAATGA